The following are encoded together in the Lathyrus oleraceus cultivar Zhongwan6 chromosome 3, CAAS_Psat_ZW6_1.0, whole genome shotgun sequence genome:
- the LOC127127055 gene encoding U-box domain-containing protein 15, producing the protein MTQVTSMMEGTEEREENAAEPEPKNSDESTRPEDDNEEEEETDAVAVVEEIQGVIELVVQFGEYRRMQRKESHNLARRFKHMLPLMEDLRDLHQPVPQNGLVWLKNLRDALLFAKDLLKLCSQGSKIHLALEGEAVMIKFQKAYKKLSRAFKGVPFEELGISDEVKEQLELMHVQLTRARRRTDTQDIELAMDMMVVFSDEDDRNADSAIIERLAKKLELHSVEDLEVETVAVGYLARERKGQQEVSTQKIIGLLNKFKRIAGMEETSIVLDDDPAMPNKSFGRSTSLVIPHEFLCPITLEIMTDPVIVASGQTYERESIEKWFKSNHNSCPKTRQPLEHLQLAPNCALKNLIAEWCEKHNFKLPKICTSSQETSSTENQEAIPSLVESLWSINLEHQRKAVERIRMLSKENSENRILVAEHGGIPPLVQLLSYPDSKIKEHAVTALLNLSIDEGNKKLISKEGAIPAIIEVLENGSIVAKENSAAALFSLSMLDENKEVVGMSNGFQPLVALLQNGTVRGKKDAATALFSLSLNNANKDRAIRAGIVTPLLELLKDKNLGMVDEALSILLLLVLNPEGRQEIGQLPFIETLVEFTREGTPKNKECAASVLLELCVSNSSFTLAALQFGVYDHLIEIKESGTNRAQRKANAILELIRKSEQI; encoded by the exons ATGACACAGGTGACGTCGATGATGGAAGGAACAGAAGAGAGGGAGGAAAATGCTGCAGAACCGGAACCCAAAAACTCGGACGAGTCAACTCGTCCCGAAGATGAcaacgaagaagaagaagaaaccGACGCGGTGGCGGTGGTTGAAGAGATCCAAGGAGTCATCGAATTGGTTGTTCAATTCGGCGAATATCGAAGAATGCAAAGGAAAGAATCTCACAATCTCGCTCGTCGTTTCAAACACATGTTGCCGCTTATGGAAGACCTTCGTGATCTTCATCAACCTGTTCCTCAAAACGGCCTCGTTTGGTTGAAGAACCTTAGGGATGCGCTTTTGTTCGCTAAGGACTTGTTGAAATTGTGCAGCCAAGGAAGCAAAATTCACCTC GCATTGGAGGGTGAGGCTGTTATGATCAAATTTCAGAAGGCTTATAAAAAATTAAGCCGAGCTTTTAAAGGTGTGCCTTTTGAAGAATTAGGAATCTCTGATGAAGTGAAAGAACAG CTTGAGCTAATGCACGTGCAACTCACGAGGGCCAGGAGAAGGACTGATACACAGGACATAGAGTTAGCAATGGATATGATGGTTGTGTTCTCCGACGAAGATGATCGTAATGCCGATAGCGCTATTATCGAAAGGCTTGCAAAAAAGTTGGAGCTTCACAGTGTTGAGGATCTTGAGGTAGAAACAGTGGCTGTTGGATACCTTGCTAGAGAAAGAAAGGGACAACAAGAAGTGAGCACACAGAAAATAATTGGCCTTCTTAACAAATTCAAAAGGATTGCAGGTATGGAAGAAACCAGCATTGTTCTTGATGATGATCCTGCCATGCCTAATAAGAGTTTTGGAAGAAGCACTTCTTTGGTCATCCCTCATGAGTTTCTATGTCCAATAACACTTGAAATCATGACAGATCCTGTTATTGTTGCAAGTGGACAG ACTTATGAAAGGGAAAGTATAGAGAAGTGGTTCAAATCCAATCACAACTCTTGCCCAAAGACAAGGCAACCACTGGAACATCTTCAATTAGCACCAAACTGTGCCTTAAAAAACTTAATTGCTGAATGGTGTGAGAAACACAACTTCAAACTTCCAAAAATCTGCACTTCCTCTCAAGAAACATCTTCCACTGAAAACCAAGAAGCAATTCCATCTTTGGTTGAAAGCCTATGGTCAATCAACTTAGAGCATCAAAGAAAGGCGGTCGAGAGAATACGCATGTTATCGAAAGAAAATTCAGAGAACAGAATTTTAGTTGCCGAGCATGGAGGAATACCGCCATTGGTACAATTACTATCCTATCCAGATTCAAAAATAAAGGAGCATGCTGTTACAGCACTTTTAAATTTATCCATTGATGAAGGTAACAAAAAACTCATATCCAAAGAAGGTGCTATTCCAGCTATAATAGAAGTTTTGGAAAACGGAAGTATTGTAGCTAAAGAAAACTCAGCAGCAGCTTTATTTAGCTTATCAATGCTGGATGAAAATAAAGAGGTTGTTGGAATGTCAAATGGGTTTCAACCTTTGGTAGCTTTATTACAAAATGGAACAGTTAGAGGAAAAAAAGATGCAGCTACAGCACTTTTTAGCTTATCATTAAACAATGCAAATAAAGATAGAGCTATAAGAGCTGGAATTGTGACACCTTTACTTGAATTGTTAAAGGACAAAAACTTGGGAATGGTGGATGAAGCACTATCTATTTTACTACTACTTGTGTTGAATCCTGAAGGGAGACAAGAGATTGGACAGTTACCTTTTATTGAAACTCTTGTTGAGTTTACTAGAGAAGGGACTCCTAAGAATAAGGAATGTGCAGCATCTGTTCTTCTGGAGTTGTGTGTGAGTAATTCTTCATTTACATTGGCAGCACTTCAGTTTGGAGTTTATGATCATTTAATTGAGATTAAAGAAAGTGGCACAAATAGAGCACAGAGGAAAGCAAATGCAATTTTAGAACTCATAAGGAAGAGTGAAcaaatttaa
- the LOC127127056 gene encoding disease resistance protein RPV1, whose translation MEALTLCAASSSSPSSSSSTTRLCTYHVFLSFRGEDTRKGFTDHLCASLERKGITTFRDDKDLERGQVISQKLINAIQDSMFAITILSPDYASSTWCLDELHTIMECSSNNNLQVLPVFYGVDPSDVRHQRGCYEEAFRKHQEKFGRDTVERWRDALTQVSRYSGWDSEGRHEASLVENIAQHIHRKLVPKLPSCTENLVGIASKVDEVNKLIGMRLNDVRFIGIWGMGGIGKSTIARSVYKAIQGEFELTCFLENVRELSETKGLVHIQRQLLSHLSISRNDFHNLYDGKNTIQNSLCRKKVLLVLDDVNEVNQLENLAAKQDWFGPGSRVIITTRDKHLLMTHGVHKTYEVGMLFRNEALNLFCLKAFKEDKPREGYSDLSKEVVDYTGGLPLALEVLGSYLYGRNVDVWHSAIKKIRSVPHPRIQDKLKISYESLDRMEKDIFLDIACFFKGMKKDKVIDLLESCGYCPQIGIEILIERSLITIDWGNDKLDMHDLLQEMGRDIVFQESPNDPSRRSRLWSQEDIDHVLTKNKGTEAINSIDMKLHQPYEACWSTEAFFKTSQLKYLGLCEMQLPLGLNCLPSSLKVLRWRGCPLKALPLKTRLDEVVNINLSHSKVQQIWQGIKFMEKLKYLNMAFSKNLKRLPDFSGVPNLERLILKGCASLNEVHPSLVHHKKVVLINFEGCRSLKSLPGKLEMNSLKNLILSGCSEFKFLPEFGENMENLSMLALQGTAIRKLPSSLGCLVGLKNLNLKDCKSLVCIPDTIHGLNSLVTLDISGCSKLCRLPEGLKEIKSLEELLADDTAIDELPSSIFYLDKLEVLSFSGCKGPLTKSTNWFLPFNWMYGSQPDSTGFRLPTSVLSLPSLRNINLSYCNLSDESIPDYFRHLSSLNSLNLTGNNFVSIPSAISKLPRLGFLTLNFCQKLQLLPELASSMIQLDASNCDSLETTNFNPAKPCSLFASPRRLTDVQKLFSSFMEGCCLPSARFDMLIPGEEIPSWFVPQRTVSWAKIQVPNDCPLDDWVGFSLCFLLESYYADPEICRHEIECYLFAPNGKKLISTRRLPPMNPCYPHLYILYLSIDQFRDKILKDDSWSDIEFALKCYCCHSLQIVRCGSRLVCKQDVEDWNKVKSQFNES comes from the exons ATGGAAGCACTCACTCTATGTGCAGCATCTTCTTCTTCTCCTAGCAGTTCAAGTTCAACCACAAGGTTATGCACTTACCATGTGTTTTTGAGCTTTAGAGGAGAAGATACACGCAAAGGATTCACCGATCATCTATGTGCTTCCCTCGAAAGAAAAGGGATCACAACATTcagagatgacaaagatcttgAGAGAGGACAAGTCATTTCACAAAAGCTAATCAATGCAATTCAAGATTCTATGTTTGCCATCACTATTCTCTCGCCAGACTATGCTTCTTCCACTTGGTGTTTGGATGAGCTTCATACGATCATGGAGTGCAGCAGCAATAACAACCTGCAGGTTTTACCAGTCTTCTATGGCGTAGACCCGTCTGATGTAAGGCATCAAAGAGGATGCTATGAGGAGGCTTTCAGAAAACATCAAGAGAAATTTGGTCGTGACACGGTTGAAAGATGGAGAGATGCTTTGACACAAGTTTCCCGTTACTCTGGATGGGACTCCGAGGGCCG GCATGAGGCATCACTAGTGGAAAACATTGCTCAACACATACATAGAAAGTTGGTTCCTAAATTGCCATCTTGCACAGAGAACCTTGTTGGGATTGCTTCAAAGGTGGATGAAGTGAACAAGCTCATAGGTATGCGGTTGAACGATGTACGCTTTATAGGCATATGGGGTATGGGTGGCATAGGCAAATCTACTATTGCTAGATCTGTGTATAAAGCAATCCAAGGTGAATTTGAACTTACTTGCTTTCTTGAAAATGTTAGAGAGTTATCTGAGACAAAGGGTTTAGTTCACATACAAAGACAACTTCTTTCTCATCTGAGTATAAGTAGGAATGATTTTCATAATTTGTATGATGGGAAAAACACAATACAAAACTCTTTATGCAGAAAAAAGGTTCTCCTTGTTCTTGATGATGTGAATGAAGTAAACCAGTTGGAGAATTTAGCTGCGAAACAAGATTGGTTTGGTCCGGGAAGTAGAGTGATAATCACAACTAGAGATAAACACTTGCTAATGACACATGGAGTACATAAAACTTATGAAGTTGGAATGTTATTCCGAAATGAAGCCCTTAATCTCTTCTGTTTGAAAGCCTTTAAAGAAGATAAACCACGAGAAGGGTATTCGGATTTGTCTAAAGAAGTGGTGGACTATACTGGTGGTCTTCCATTGGCACTTGAGGTGTTAGGTTCCTATCTCTATGGAAGAAATGTCGATGTTTGGCATAGTGCGATTAAGAAAATAAGAAGTGTTCCACACCCTAGAATCCAAGATAAACTGAAAATAAGTTATGAGAGTTTAGATCGCATGGAGAAGGATATTTTTCTAGATATTGCCTGTTTCTTCAAGGGAATGAAGAAAGATAAAGTGATAGATTTATTAGAAAGTTGCGGTTATTGCCCTCAAATTGGAATCGAAATTTTGATTGAAAGATCTTTGATAACCATAGATTGGGGGAATGATAAACTTGATATGCATGATTTGCTTCAAGAAATGGGCAGGGATATTGTATTTCAGGAATCTCCAAATGATCCAAGCAGACGAAGTCGGTTATGGTCCCAAGAGGACATTGATCATGTGTTGACAAAAAATAAG GGAACTGAAGCAATTAACAGCATAGATATGAAGTTACATCAACCATATGAAGCATGTTGGAGCACTGAAGCATTCTTTAAGACAAGTCAGCTAAAATATCTCGGTTTATGCGAGATGCAACTTCCCCTCGGCCTCAATTGCCTCCCTAGTTCATTAAAAGTTCTTCGTTGGAGAGGATGTCCTCTGAAAGCTTTGCCACTAAAAACTCGACTCGATGAAGTTGTTAACATTAACTTATCTCATAGCAAAGTTCAACAAATTTGGCAAGGTATAAAG TTTATGGAAAAGCTGAAGTACTTGAATATGGCTTTTTCCAAGAACCTAAAGAGATTGCCTGATTTTTCCGGTGTTCCgaatcttgaaagattgattcTTAAAGGATGTGCAAGCCTAAACGAAGTTCATCCGTCCCTTGTACATCACAAGAAAGTTGTTTTGATAAATTTCGAAGGATGCAGAAGTCTTAAATCTCTTCCAGGGAAATTGGAGATGAATTCTCTGAAGAATTTAATTCTTTCTGGCTGTTCTGAATTTAAATTCCTTCCAGAGTTTGGCGAAAACATGGAAAACCTATCGATGCTTGCTTTACAAGGAACAGCTATAAGAAAACTACCCTCATCACTTGGATGCCTAGTTGGACTTAAAAATTTGAACTTAAAGGACTGCAAGAGTCTTGTTTGCATTCCAGATACCATTCATGGATTGAATTCCCTCGTAACGTTGGACATTTCAGGATGTTCGAAACTTTGTAGATTGCCAGAGGGCTTAAAGGAAATCAAGAGTTTGGAGGAACTCCTTGCCGATGATACTGCTATCGATGAACTACCTTCCTCCATTTTTTATCTAGATAAACTTGAAGTATTATCATTTTCCGGTTGCAAAGGTCCATTAACCAAGTCGACGAACTGGTTTCTTCCCTTCAATTGGATGTATGGGAGCCAACCAGATTCCACTGGGTTCAGATTGCCAACTTCTGTCTTGAGTCTACCCTCTTTGAGAAATATAAATCTAAGTTACTGTAACCTCTCTGACGAATCAATACCAGATTATTTTCGCCACCTTTCATCGTTGAATTCTTTGAATCTAACTGGTAACAATTTTGTTAGCATACCAAGCGCAATTTCTAAACTTCCGCGATTGGGTTTCCTTACTCTAAATTTCTGCCAGAAGCTTCAATTGTTGCCGGAGCTTGCATCAAGTATGATACAGTTGGATGCAAGCAATTGTGATTCACTGGAAACTACCAACTTCAATCCAGCAAAACCATGTAGTCTCTTTGCATCACCTAGACGACTAACTGATGTTCAAAAACTTTTTAGCAGCTTTATGGAG GGATGTTGTCTTCCATCTGCAAGATTTGACATGCTTATCCCCGGGGAAGAAATTCCATCTTGGTTTGTTCCTCAAAGAACTGTTTCTTGGGCAAAAATACAAGTTCCTAATGATTGTCCTCTAGATGATTGGGTTGGATTTTCTCTGTGTTTCCTATTAGAGAGTTATTATGCTGACCCAGAAATATGCAGGCATGAGATTGAATGTTATTTGTTTGCACCTAATGGTAAGAAGTTGATCAGCACAAGAAGATTACCTCCTATGAATCCATGTTATCCTCATCTTTATATTCTCTACTTGTCCATTGATCAATTTCGCGACAAAATACTCAAAGATGACTCTTGGAGTGACATTGAGTTTGCATTGAAATGTTATTGCTGTCATTCACTGCAAATAGTGAGGTGTGGTTCGCGATTGGTATGTAAGCAAGATGTTGAAGATTGGAACAAAGTGAAGAGTCAATTCAATGAGAGTTGA